The genomic segment GATTTCATTGTAACTATAAACAACCTATTCAGTAAAGGCTGGCAGAATTCTATCATTATAAAGTTTATTCAGGAGTCTCCCACTAGGTAACTCAGTTTGCCCTTGATTTTACTAATGCCTGTGGGATGGTGGCTAATCAAACGCTTTTATGTGCACTTACCGTGGAGAATCTATTCCACTATCTCCTGCCATGCTATGATTTTCTGTTCCTTCCAAGTGACTGAGCTCATTTTGGATCTCCTGAGTCAACACGGGCATATGTGAAGTGTTGAAAAGTTCTAACTTTTGTGTGAactgttttctcatttcctgATTCTGAGCACTCTGACTCCAGCTAGCTGGCTTCTTTCCTGTGTCACCAAGACAGTCTTGGAGAGTTTCAGCCTCAGAAGCAGCTTTCCTTGTGTTGCAGTAATCAAATACACTTCCATCGGCAGGTGATGAAGCCTGTACACATTTAGCTACACTGGGTTCCTCTTCATAGTTAAAACCAGACTGGGTCCCTGAACTGAAGACACAGCTTTCAGCAGAGAGATTAGGTTTTTGGCTTTCACCTGGGTTAGTGAGCAACCCAGTGGGTTTGTAATGTTCATTTCCTTCAAGCGCATGAGGCTCAGACCTACCTTCATTGCTAATGTACCCAGTCAGAGACCTTTCAGTCACCTTTTGTTTTCCTAAGTGATTCCACTTGCTTCCCCCTGTAAAGGGATACTGAATGTGGCCAGGCAGCATTTGAATTAAGTTGTCATTCTCAGAAAAGTCATCCTCATCTAGATATAAGGAACTGCAGGCCCCATCATCATCTTCCACTTCCTTCTGATACAAGGCCTGGTCATCATCAGAAAGCTCTTCATTTTCTGGACTCACAGAAAATGCTTCCTGGACAAATACCTTTTTCATTGCACTTTCCTCTGagtctctgtcttgtctctcggGTTGTCTCAAATGGTTCGCAACAATCGGGTAATCTAAAAGACCAAGGTTTTGAAACTGGTGTATTGTTTTATCAACTAATCTACAAGCAGAGAATGCTTGGTCTAAGGAAGAGGAGCCTCGTGATGGCAGGACATGCTGTGTTTCTTTTGTCTCTTCTAATGTGTCAAAGTGGGAATAACTTTTCCTCAAAATTTCAGGGATTGCCTTGTTTTCTCCACCATACACATCATATCTCAACATTCTTTCCCTGAAGGAACAGCATTTACTATCATTTTGCAAAACACTACATTGACAGCAATTTAAGAGGGGATCTCTAAAGTCGTCGCTGATAGGTTTGACAGTAAAGTTAGTCATACAAATGGATTCTGCTCTCAATTTATCATTACACTGTTCAGCACATGGCTGTCTGGCTTCATTCTCAAAGATTCTTGAATCCAAAGACCCTGACCTTTGGAAAGGCTTTCCCTCTGGTGCAGTCTGACTGGGTTTCAGATCACTAGTCTTCTGGATGTTGTACCCTTTGGTTATAGGGATCCCTCGGTGAGACAAACCCTGGAAAGGATTACTGATTTGCTTTTTGTAAAACAAATGAGAACCTAGCACTAATGGATTCTCATCAAGTGGTGTCTGAACTACTGCTTCATTTGGGCTTTTAATTCTGGGGATGGGCTGTGTAGCAGGGAGCTTGGGGTATTTCTCCCGTCTAATGCTTCCTGGTTGCTGCCCACTTTGCTGACTCCTGGTTTTGTGTCTTTCCCTATGAGACTGGCCCTGCCTTCGAGGCTTTATAGACCGGCCCTGCCTTTTCTTAATTCCCACTTTTGAAAGATACTTATGCCCAACTGACAGCATACCCGTGGAAGTGCCCTGGCTGTTATATTTCTTCTGCTCTTCGTATTTTTGCATTAGGACAGTATGTTTAATTAAGTTGTCAACGGTCAGAATGGGATTGATTCGTTTGATTATCTCATGTTCAATGTCTCGAGGGATATTGTCCAAGTTATCTTCATCTCGGACAGGCCACTCTTCTGGTGGGAACTGAGCAGAGAAACTGCTGTACTCTGTTCTAGACTTCTCCTTTCTGGATATACTGCGCCAGAAGAGGCTAAAGCCAAACTTCTTGACTTTTTCCCTGTCTTTTCTGTGTGCCAAAGGTTTGGCGCTTTCACAGACTTGATTCTCCTCAGACACTGAAACTGCTCGATTCTGTACCAAAGATTTGGATTCCCCAAAACCTTTCTGGCCTTTGCTAGTCACTTCTGCAGCAGCCGGTGGTTCCTGTGCACCCTGAGTGCACACATCAGGGAAACAGCGGCAAGAGTGACAGTGGGAAATGGGGGCTGCATTTCCTTTGGCAAACTCTGCACAGCTCTCCACGTTCACCAAGTATGTGATGGAAGTTGGCATCCGGGGGCTTTCATCTGATAGGACTCTCTTATTTTCTTTGGGGGTTGCACTTGTGATGAAGTAAGTCTGAGGAGTaactataaaatatccttctCCAGTGTGATAAATCTTCCTTTCTTTAATCAGACTTCCCAGAGTGGTATAGAGAATATCTTGAGATGGAATTGCAGTGCCTAAAATAAACAAGCATTTTACACTGATAGATTCTgaataagaaacattttaatgaGTGAAATCAGTAGCTCAGAAGTCACCACACACATGCTTGCTGAATCCAGAGCTAACTGGAACATAGTTAATGTATGTAATTAAAATGTGAAAGAAGCATTACCAAGAATCATAACTGAATTGAATAACAGGAATATAATTTTGTCTACACAAAGACATATGTCTAGGTTAATGATTAAGTAGAGAAAAAATCTGAATTCACTCAAATACAAACACCAAGCTACACAACCTCATTATAAATTTAAGTGTTGACTAAGGAAAGTCCTGAGAGCAAACATAGAAATTTTTGAAAACCACAATTTCATAGCTTAAATCTTAGTAAGAAtctaaagagaaaatgaaaactagTCTTTGCTTGGGCGAGGGCAAACTACCTGACATCTGGATTATGGAGGTTTGACAAACTGAGAAGTTaacaaaataactttaaaacaaaTTCCCTTTCCAAATAGCAGGGTTGAAAACTATATTTACATTGTGAAAACAGTGTGTAAAATGTATAACACCGGATCAACGTATCAACATTGGTCTCCTTGGGGGAATGGTGACATGAGTGATTACTCTTCTATACTTTCTGGATTTTTCTACAATAAGCATAGTTTATGATGGGAAAGATAAAAATGCTCTTTGACACTCATGCATTTGGATACCACACAGCTATAACAAGGATGAGATAGATCAATATATACTCGTATGGAAAGATCTCCAAACTATGTCTTTAAGctaaaaaagtaaagaaaggtGCAAAGAGAATGTGTAGAATGATCcaatttgttatttaaaaaggATACACATATTCAAATACAATTTATGAAAGTATACATGAGAAACTATAAATGATAGAAGTTGTCACCTCTGGGAAGTGACCATTTAAGAATAGGATGTCGGGGGAGAAGATGAATGTTTTTGCACTCCTTTCTATAACATGTGACTTATTTGTTACCAGAAAAATTATTCTTGAAAAAgttcatttggaaaataaaagaaaaattcgtATCAAGTTTATTGAGGCAGGCCTTTCTATGACAAGGCTCTAACATAAGGTTCAATCATAGAAAAA from the Vicugna pacos chromosome 11, VicPac4, whole genome shotgun sequence genome contains:
- the STOX1 gene encoding storkhead-box protein 1 isoform X2, whose product is MNPLAQSQFIPLAEVLCCAVSDMNAAQIVVTQETLLEHLMKHYPGTAIPSQDILYTTLGSLIKERKIYHTGEGYFIVTPQTYFITSATPKENKRVLSDESPRMPTSITYLVNVESCAEFAKGNAAPISHCHSCRCFPDVCTQGAQEPPAAAEVTSKGQKGFGESKSLVQNRAVSVSEENQVCESAKPLAHRKDREKVKKFGFSLFWRSISRKEKSRTEYSSFSAQFPPEEWPVRDEDNLDNIPRDIEHEIIKRINPILTVDNLIKHTVLMQKYEEQKKYNSQGTSTGMLSVGHKYLSKVGIKKRQGRSIKPRRQGQSHRERHKTRSQQSGQQPGSIRREKYPKLPATQPIPRIKSPNEAVVQTPLDENPLVLGSHLFYKKQISNPFQGLSHRGIPITKGYNIQKTSDLKPSQTAPEGKPFQRSGSLDSRIFENEARQPCAEQCNDKLRAESICMTNFTVKPISDDFRDPLLNCCQCSVLQNDSKCCSFRERMLRYDVYGGENKAIPEILRKSYSHFDTLEETKETQHVLPSRGSSSLDQAFSACRLVDKTIHQFQNLGLLDYPIVANHLRQPERQDRDSEESAMKKVFVQEAFSVSPENEELSDDDQALYQKEVEDDDGACSSLYLDEDDFSENDNLIQMLPGHIQYPFTGGSKWNHLGKQKVTERSLTGYISNEGRSEPHALEGNEHYKPTGLLTNPGESQKPNLSAESCVFSSGTQSGFNYEEEPSVAKCVQASSPADGSVFDYCNTRKAASEAETLQDCLGDTGKKPASWSQSAQNQEMRKQFTQKLELFNTSHMPVLTQEIQNELSHLEGTENHSMAGDSGIDSPRTQSLISNNSVILDGLQRRQNFLQNFKGTKSSQTLTSNSLLQLTPVINV
- the STOX1 gene encoding storkhead-box protein 1 isoform X1; protein product: MARPVQLAPGSLALVLCRLEAPEAATGAEESGGRAVFRAFRRANARCFWNSRLARAASRLAFQGWLRRGVLLVHAPPASLQVLRDAWCRRALRPPRGFRIRAVGDVFPVQMNPLAQSQFIPLAEVLCCAVSDMNAAQIVVTQETLLEHLMKHYPGTAIPSQDILYTTLGSLIKERKIYHTGEGYFIVTPQTYFITSATPKENKRVLSDESPRMPTSITYLVNVESCAEFAKGNAAPISHCHSCRCFPDVCTQGAQEPPAAAEVTSKGQKGFGESKSLVQNRAVSVSEENQVCESAKPLAHRKDREKVKKFGFSLFWRSISRKEKSRTEYSSFSAQFPPEEWPVRDEDNLDNIPRDIEHEIIKRINPILTVDNLIKHTVLMQKYEEQKKYNSQGTSTGMLSVGHKYLSKVGIKKRQGRSIKPRRQGQSHRERHKTRSQQSGQQPGSIRREKYPKLPATQPIPRIKSPNEAVVQTPLDENPLVLGSHLFYKKQISNPFQGLSHRGIPITKGYNIQKTSDLKPSQTAPEGKPFQRSGSLDSRIFENEARQPCAEQCNDKLRAESICMTNFTVKPISDDFRDPLLNCCQCSVLQNDSKCCSFRERMLRYDVYGGENKAIPEILRKSYSHFDTLEETKETQHVLPSRGSSSLDQAFSACRLVDKTIHQFQNLGLLDYPIVANHLRQPERQDRDSEESAMKKVFVQEAFSVSPENEELSDDDQALYQKEVEDDDGACSSLYLDEDDFSENDNLIQMLPGHIQYPFTGGSKWNHLGKQKVTERSLTGYISNEGRSEPHALEGNEHYKPTGLLTNPGESQKPNLSAESCVFSSGTQSGFNYEEEPSVAKCVQASSPADGSVFDYCNTRKAASEAETLQDCLGDTGKKPASWSQSAQNQEMRKQFTQKLELFNTSHMPVLTQEIQNELSHLEGTENHSMAGDSGIDSPRTQSLISNNSVILDGLQRRQNFLQNFKGTKSSQTLTSNSLLQLTPVINV